One genomic window of Corticium candelabrum chromosome 21, ooCorCand1.1, whole genome shotgun sequence includes the following:
- the LOC134196782 gene encoding protein unc-80-like, which yields MSTRQKREGSVVPISYQKFLWVQTRMFQKVNPDPKECERACSALASVVRDGKQHPCLKGLKSVSRRLCIEAALPCVTQACAAMLKQRISRDRLTPSLIKLLSTLHWILLESPLADDRYQVKFETIEAFVKEIVPCIDDVDVAKDLVGTGDLRRGAEPIWECLQRHLTPEVPLLNYLYRSDPVPSDTQSAVSSISGVGVERVSVFDIAVMRAVGTTSWPDCAVEWALKYLCTKVIRSKINKQSKRMGVPPSIHISTSYLGSPGRSSPLHQRLRKSQSVEPTIKSEKDAAMGSSELKDKRLVGRTESDSSIIVAHVRAKEKREQSLSSESPSIQCSNPLLNDYAEVVSTVLYGSSLDRPQQRKQKALKQQESSVVSMDVRDEIDLSYYVAPDLRLSIPAIFDVITYQILWSQSAFSSRVYEGMLNLIRECLCVGFQSFSSRHPISAIDTAAPYSISSPPPTRSVSYNQEEEFQFLRKALWTVLLLLRHLGCCEHGCKYGIKGRQGRRLHALVSECLSMIAQHNLLEFKKHIRCIIVDKPLVEVLSCLHAFFCFCTIENDTTLQNCVQSLSTLKTSIRINEEGGAGSFDDLSHLQMSDVQIPVGYKKGKENVEVGMVKIVLSHLTNRLMTEDMGKPATFGISQQFCLFITYLNAHHDKLLKRVAFASLFNSKHFKSCFLQTKKLSSQLSGDLESFARPSTDLPTSPFSQNTANSDTPRINRVQSAKKMWKRLTKSKSKTKSSISQRSIDRSASSSFLPGRRRHISIGELDPLKAVDLQSVRYGLKQFSILLSCSELGALPSSNTLAALLDMDAPVLPRAAIFLECSNLIYRCRNGHYTVWMNANSLRGAGLAINIWHWGLALGNKLSEIITSEKEKEETCLKKIDECREMSQSLEGEPPKDDGEKQCPAALRMICCQLLLEITAFLRECPRVFSRRKKKSSIFSSGQFSPNYSTRFSSSRTASSRSGRDGDRFFVRRPSHSPGVQSGRQATSERERDREIGQEKEMRRHVDTGITEAVLVGPSNMGMLSVLLTSNASAPSSLSVSREGRRLSAASSIAHGGATSGVSRRIERAVSFSGKAGPAIDAEDGYRRYGNRHSNRRNTLYYDVDLASCLSDGSEDDADGYLSDSEKYGSGQNSSFLRSERENFPWMSVIADIINGMSTSCNHEYSCEETCVRRQKKRCLILLESLEELYGQTEKPEKYRKRSEVQTGHTEKGFSFTESSQYQLGLRDSVSGHHSLTHSIVQHSIISETLGLSRGGLGLSVNFDIKTERYSGRARAPKLSTVIHKTLGTIANLAIGGVSSRGNEDDEDVEDTAQPRFRQSRLHELESQGYDNDAEKKFNQERIDYLRNQVIGLCHCGFSAYIVAAPVLPESLFQVIVDSAWNMLLDSNHDLSSSAACVFLLASAKVGKAAESKLMDSLDSPDPLTRLNGIARFGVLWENRYQVWPRMEKDAQKKFKVPPLNIGFTLPSPPLGCAGVLPPDTPWKVQRETKSGQATGSKMEDGIQSVKENIEDTRRDTKKQGRQNFNMRRIPIIQKAGIDSAAVDVEGDGSHDVERSRHYALFPAAIYSAIPRLIQLLDAAVVGDNTNTTIAEAVQCVIWKCLVEEPALFFRPFQERAVKSGQQGEILQSLRCLLLYFPVLPPAAAQFVYNHMMGVITYYASGKGRLKENCQEIVSDVLSVIWQVVPSVKGLNLKTLKEQLKREQCDVTVLITARQSTARALCVSCPSLHGQANGAANVAVIKNVESDHTFQSIVEAAAKDLKLTAKDYYLEDQRTAAALVDHHYVGDHYFHRRESESQYQLKLVPISNQDAEVEEKKQRFAFLHAQSELCRVLHAHSLIESCVAAEPGLILKGMTPTEYLQHHLDILYGDLSRQSSFPRKALESNFELYSGISGRELFGVDLLHKQVWVEFIWKMFHHTPESFPWGKDAVHFLNVINGTLLLHCEDQSMLRLCLSCLLGAIRKFTHLFPREGYAHIIPTILRVYAAHSAYNFVVKSVEYFWVECYAAHGCQFLLEMLSAAAPLLVTNRVPYFGQEQQRLHSQYKVLPVHLYSLLNCLEKNEAEDVLLLEEMIAGNKQAMNTEERQRSMTQDSIFSNSSSTLEEDNNQNRFTMDTAFRLIVSVITFDPESLRASQMLYLLDALMPYLLSGIDRQTLAKYAQSMQVLITGCSSLKEAFSRARNTGGNASTFALNSPFATPHSSLHNFGHSTQQVQPSQATQQHGSSNTSHLTNKLRTGRTMSLDPELITRPSNNSAKQRYSLLPSVQLFSKNQGSSDRTAADHERARQQAAEEGTLHRSRALSDEVAKRKANMDKQREERLRDEFRESRDSLLSVASEFISHSSKTHASRRPISMLRDPNDFLLLGPTCHSILANVANSLLKLAPFDPSTMACNGLKKYMLEFLPSTAEITWYVDFTDNGYQEAMYKIIRRLLKIFQHLNFKMPLDWDALSALLKGPYLCMQKQPALGHLPPMRELIETVVRIVTRIQGSLFSGISNNSGTMTKTETTTSQRHSGVPTQKVPFFRDEPPPFFCESVVRLVTMLMMSMKDQHTQDQFTLEKVCGSSKGFGELSRNSARILRSLLLPLCIRLGCGRSDWPKATSQDVRYAVTCLLRTLLSGDNTTSGIQGVTLRPLLVGALSTTSEAKADQFRIKDATAEQPLDEKVARVVFHGLKIIVACFEKQLSSHWHRIASAIKQFSKKPYSDCQPFWNFLEYLTKEKGPLFIQLKAFIRSKVSHPPSGYYDVARNINLLMNKAGGTRTCHGSLLQQLAMELAKINDLNPPQWDADTTDIVSIAALQPPPKKRKKITAPVMASPYVQRSVSTVDAIEETADIDVGVDNAKERRPPGIQRFVSEPGPTRNRAAIRESLTGNDSNLRVRVDVHQPLLSPVLEHQPSHTLLSTSLVQDDADKPRYIGSSLLDSSLKGKEDNEKAAPQSHAVGIINNGGTMDSPTASASSSILTSGHGSSDEIDVWLCTVEGLALKPPTLRQTISTERSAADSQSQAVKHKAVAQKEESRKRLVKQETFDFDDSPIGHQADEEVSEEKSSLLELTDVPEYQDMASLVRHMLFENPDMRESYL from the exons ATGTCTACTCGACAGAAGCGAGAGGGCTCTGTAGTTCCCATCTCTTACCAAAAGTTTCTGTGGGTTCAGACGAG AATGTTCCAGAAAGTCAATCCAGATCCTAAGGAATGTGAACGCGCTTGCTCT GCTCTAGCGAGCGTCGTTCGAGACGGCAAGCAACACCCGTGCTTAAAGGGTCTCAAGAGTGTTTCTAGAAGGTTGTGCATTGAAGCTGCGTTGCCTTGTGTGACACAAGCGTGTGCAGCTATGCTAAAGCAGCGGATATCTCGAGATAGACTCACTCCCAGCCTTATTAAATTGCTATCCACGCTTCACTGGATTCTCCTTGAGTCCCCACTTGCCGACGATCGGTATCAGGTCAAATTTGAGACGATTGAGGCTTTTGTTAAAGAAATTGTTCCTTGCATTGATGATGTTG ATGTTGCCAAGGATCTTGTTGGAACAGGAGATCTTCGACGAGGAGCTGAACCAATATGGGAATGTTTACAACGACACCTTACACCAGAAGTTCCTTTATTGAACTACCTGTATCGATCAGATCCAGTCCCATCTGACACGCAAAGTGCTGTGTCTTCAATCAGCGGGGTTGGAGTGGAGAGGGTGTCTGTCTTTGACATAGCAGTCATGCGAGCTGTTGGTACAACAAGCTGGCCAGATTGTGCAGTAGAATGGGCACTGAAATACCTTTGCACTAAAGTAATCAGAAGcaagataaataaacaaagcAAACGGATGGGAGTTCCACCTTCTATTCATATCTCTACGTCTTACTTAGGAAGTCCAGGTAGAAGTAGTCCTTTGCATCAAAGGCTAAGGAAAAGCCAAAGTGTGGAACCAACCATAAAATCGGAGAAAGATGCTGCAATGGGCAGTTCTGAATTAAAAGATAAAAGACTTGTTGGTCGGACAGAATCAGATAGTTCAATAATTGTTGCTCATGTAAGAGCCAAGGAGAAACGAGAACAAAGTTTGAGCAGTGAAAGTCCAAGTATTCAATGCTCTAATCCACTGCTTAATGATTACGCAGAAGTCGTATCTACAGTGCTGTATGGTAGCTCACTTGATAGGCCACAGCAGCGAAAACAGAAGGCACTCAAGCAGCAAGAGTCATCTGTTGTCTCAATGGATGTGAGAGATGAAATAGATTTGTCATATTATGTAGCACCTGATTTGCGGCTTAGCATCCCAGCAATCTTTGATGTCATCACTTATCAAATTCTGTGGAGCCAGTCTGCATTCAGCTCTCGTGTCTATGAAGGAATGCTAAATCTCATTCGGGAATGTCTATGTGTTGGCTTTCAGAGCTTCTCGTCACGACATCCCATTTCAGCAATAGATACTGCTGCTCCCTATAGTATATCTTCTCCACCTCCAACACGATCTGTGAGCTATAATCAAGAAGAAGAATTCCAGTTTCTACGTAAGGCTCTCTGGACAGTGCTTCTCTTGTTGCGACATCTTGGCTGCTGTGAACATGGTTGCAAATATGGGATAAAAGGAAGGCAAGGTCGAAGATTACATGCTTTAGTATCAGAATGTCTTTCAATGATTGCTCAACACAATTTGTTAGAGTTTAAGAAACATATTCGATGTATTATTGTTGACAAGCCTCTGGTTGAGGTTCTCTCATGTCTCCATGctttcttctgtttctgcaCCATTGAGAATGACACAACACTGCAGAATTGTGTTCAATCTTTATCTACATTGAAGACATCTATTCGAATTAATGAAGAGGGAGGGGCAGGCAGTTTTGATGATTTGTCTCATCTTCAAATGAGTGACGTGCAAATTCCAGTTGGATACAAAAAGGGAAAGGAGAATGTCGAAGTAGGGATGGTGAAGATTGTATTATCTCATTTGACGAATAGATTAATGACAGAAGATATGGGAAAACCGGCTACATTT GGAATCTCGCAAcagttttgtctcttcatcACATATTTAAATGCCCATCATGACAAGCTCCTAAAACGTGTTGCATTTGCTTCTCTCTTTAATAGCAAGCATTTCAAGTCATGTTTTCTTCAAACTAAAAAACTCAGCAGTCAATTAAGTGGAGATTTGGAGTCATTTGCACGACCCAGCACTGATTTGCCAACTTCGCCATTTTCCCAGAACACTGCTAATTCTGATACTCCTCGCATAAACAGGGTTCAATCGGCAAAGAAGATGTGGAAGAGACTAACAAAGAGCAAATCAAAGACGAAATCTTCAATCAGTCAACGCAGTATAGATCGCAGTGCAAGTTCATCATTCCTGCCAGGAAGGAGGAGGCATATCAGTATAGGCGAGTTAGATCCTCTAAAGGCGGTTGATTTACAGTCAGTGCGGTATGGATTGAAGCAGTTCTCTATTCTCCTCAGTTGCTCAGAGCTTGGAGCTTTGCCAAGTAGCAATACACTTGCTGCTTTGCTGGACATG GATGCTCCTGTTCTTCCAAGAGCTGCTATTTTTCTTGAATGTTCAAATCTCATTTATCGTTGTCGCAATGGTCATTACACAGTGTGGATGAATGCTAACTCTTTACGAGGTGCAGGACTTGCCATCAATATCTGGCACTGGGGACTGGCACTTGGAAATAAGCTTAGTGAGATCATCACATcagagaaggagaaggag GAGACTTGTTTGAAAAAGATAGATGAGTGTAGAGAAATGTCACAGTCTTTGGAAGGAGAACCTCCAAAGGATGACG GTGAGAAACAGTGCCCTGCTGCACTTCGAATGATTTGTTGTCAGTTGCTGCTGGAGATTACTGCTTTTCTTCGTGAGTGTCCTCGTGTTTTCTCACGAAGAAAGAAGAAGTCAAGTATTTTTAGCTCAGGGCAGTTCAGCCCCAATTACTCGACTCGTTTTTCCAGTTCCCGGACAGCAAGCTCTCGGTCTGGACGGGATGGAGATAGGTTCTTTGTTAGAAGGCCAAGTCACAGTCCTGGAGTACAGAGTGGTCGTCAGGCAACTTCTG aaagagaaagagatcGAGAGATTGGACAAGAGAAAGAAATGCGTCGTCATGTTGACACAGGCATTACTGAAGCTGTTCTTGTTGGTCCAAGTAACATGGGAATGTTATCTGTATTGCTCACTTCAAACGCTTCTGCTCCCTCATCTCTTTCTGTTTCCAGAGAAGGACGTCGTCTTAGTGCAGCATCCTCTATAGCTCATGGAGGAGCCACATCTGGTGTCAGTCGTCGTATTGAAAGGGCTGTGAGTTTCAGTGGCAAAGCTGGTCCTGCAATTGATGCAGAAGATGGTTATCGGCGTTACGGCAACAGACATTCAAATCGTCGTAACACATTATATTATGACGTGGATCTTGCCAGTTGTTTGAGTGATGGAAGTGAAGATGATGCTGATGGATATCTTAGTGATAGTGAAAAGTATGGGTCTGGTCAGAATAGCAGCTTTCTTCGGTCTGAGCGAGAAAACTTCCCATGGATGTCTGTTATAGCAGACATCATCAATGGCATGTCAACGTCCTGTAACCATGAATACTCATGTGAAGAGACATGTGTCAGGCGACAAAAGAAGCGTTGTCTGATTTTGCTGGAATCTTTGGAAGAATTATATGGCCAAACAGAGAAACCAGAGAAATATCGTAAAAGGAGTGAGGTTCAGACAGGTCACACAGAAAAAGGATTTAGTTTTACTGAAAGTAGTCAATATCAACTTGGCTTACGAGACAGCGTTAGTGGACACCATAGTCTTACCCATTCCATCGTGCAGCATTCAATAATTTCAGAGACATTGGGTCTGTCACGTGGTGGGCTTGGTCTATCTGTTAactttgatatcaaaacaGAACGATATTCAGGAAGAGCAAGGGCACCAAAACTTTCTACTGTTATTCACAAGACTCTTGGCACAATTGCCAACCTAGCTATTGGTGGTGTGAGCAGCCGTGGTAATGAGGATGACGAAGACGTAGAAGATACAGCACAGCCAAGGTTCAGACAGTCGAGGTTACATGAGCTTGAATCACAGGGATATGATAATGATGCAGAAAAGAAATTTAATCAGGAGAGAATTGATTACTTGAGAAATCAG GTAATTGGTCTTTGTCACTGTGGCTTCTCAGCATATATTGTCGCTGCCCCTGTTCTTCCTGAGTCATTGTTTCAAGTGATTGTGGACAGTGCATGGAACATGCTATTGGATTCCAATCATGACCTCAGCTCATCAGCAGCTTGCGTTTTTCTTCTTGCATCAGCCAAAGTGGGgaaagcagcagaaagtaaaCTGATGGATTCTTTGGATAGTCCAGACCCATTGACACGTTTAAATGGCATTGCCAG GTTTGGTGTTTTGTGGGAGAACCGTTACCAGGTGTGGCCTAGAATGGAGAAGGATGCCCAGAAGAAATTCAAAGTTCCTCCACTGAATATCGGATTCACATTACCATCACCACCTCTTGGATGTGCTGGTGTGTTACCTCCTGACACACCATGGAAAGTGCAGAGGGAGACAAAGAGTGGACAAGCAACTGGAAGCAAG ATGGAAGATGGAATTCAATCTGTCAAGGAGAACATTGAGGACACTAGAAGAGACACTAAAAAACAAGGAAGGCAAAACTTCAACATGCGCAGAATTCCGATCATACAGAAAGCTGGAATTGATTCCGCTGCTGTAGACGTGGAAG GTGATGGTTCTCATGATGTTGAACGAAGTCGTCATTATGCTTTGTTCCCTGCTGCTATCTACTCTGCTATTCCACGGCTTATTCAACTATTGGACgctgctgttgttggtgacaacacaaacacaacaa TTGCAGAAGCAGTTCAATGTGTTATCTGGAAATGTCTTGTTGAAGAACCGGCTCTCTTCTTCAGACCATTTCAAGAGAGAGCTGTGAAATCTGGGCAGCAG GGTGAAATTCTtcagtcattgcgttgttTGCTACTGTACTTTCCTGTTCTTCCTCCAGCTGCAGCTCAGTTTGTCTACAACCATATGATGGGTGTTATTACGTATTATGCAAGTGGAAAGGGTCGTCTGAAGGAGAACTGTCAGGAGATTGTGTCCGATGTGCTGTCTGTCATATGGCAGGTTGTGCCTAGTGTGAAGGGACTCAATTTGAAGACTTTAAAGGAGCAGTTGAAGAGAGAACAATGTGAT GTGACTGTTCTTATTACAGCTCGCCAGAGTACTGCCAGAGCTCTCTGTGTTTCGTGTCCCTCATTACATGGTCAGGCAAATGGTGCAGCAAATGTTGCAGTGATTAAGAATGTTGAATCTGACCATACATTTCAAAGCATTGTTGAGGCAGCAGCAAAAGATCTGAAGTTAACAGCTAAAGACTACTACTTAGAAGATCAAAGAACTG CTGCTGCACTTGTTGATCATCATTATGTTGGAGATCATTATTTCCATCGAAGAGAGTCAGAGTCACAATATCAACTTAAACTTGTTCCAATTAGCAATCAGGATGCAGAAGTAGAGGAGAAGAAACAGAGATTT GCTTTTTTGCATGCTCAGTCAGAACTGTGTCGTGTACTTCATGCTCACTCACTAATTGAAAGTTGTGTGGCAGCAGAACCTGGACTCATTTTGAAGGGAATGACTCCCACAGAG TACTTACAACATCATCTGGATATCTTGTATGGAGACTTGTCTCGACAGTCATCGTTTCCACGGAAAGCTCTTGAGTCAAACTTTGAACTGTACAGTGGTATCAGTGGCAGA GAACTATTTGGAGTTGATCTTCTTCACAAACAAGTGTGGGTAGAGTTTATCTGGAAAATGTTTCATCACACTCCTGAATCATTTCCTTGGGGCAAAGATGCCGTTCATTTTCTGAATGTTATTAATGGCACTCTCCTACTTCACTGTGAAGACCAGTCGATGCTTCGACTCtgtctttcttgtcttctCGGTGCTATTCGTAAATTTACTCATCTGTTTCCACGTGAGGGTTATGCACATATCATTCCTACTATTCTGCGAGTTTATGCTGCTCACTCGGCATACAACTTTGTTGTCAAGAGTGTGGAG TATTTTTGGGTGGAATGTTATGCTGCTCATGGATGTCAATTTTTACTGGAG ATGTTATCAGCTGCTGCTCCTCTGTTAGTTACAAATCGTGTCCCATACTTTGGTCAAGAGCAGCAGAGGCTGCATTCACAATACAAG GTTCTTCCAGTTCATCTTTATAGCTTGTTGAATTGTCTCGAAAAGAATGAAGCTGAGGATGTGTTGCTTTTGGAGGAGATGATAGCGGGCAATAAACAGGCAATGAACACAGAAGAGAGGCAAAGGAGTATGACACAGGACAGTATCTTCAGCAACTCTAGTTCTACATTAGAG GAAGACAATAACCAAAATAGATTTACTATGGACACTGCATTCAGATTGATAGTCTCAGTCATCACCTTTGATCCAGAGTCTCTGCGTGCATCACAAATGCTG TATTTACTTGATGCACTGATGCCATATCTTTTGAGtggcattgacagacaaacgctAGCGAAGTACGCACAATCAATGCAAGTTCTAATCACTGGATGTTCATCTCTTAAAGA aGCATTCTCACGAGCTCGTAATACAGGTGGTAATGCCAGTACATTTGCTCTCAACTCTCCATTTGCCACTCCTCACTCCAGCTTGCATAATTTCGGCCACAGCACCCAACAGGTACAACCTTCACAGGCAACACAGCAACATGGCAGCTCCAATACTTCCCATTTAACAAATAAGTTAAGGACAGGACGCACAATGAGTTTAGACCCGGAACTGATAACTAGACCATCTAACAATAGTGCTAAGCAACGATACAGTTTGTTGCCCTCTGTTCAACtgttttcaaagaatcagGGAAGCAGTGATAGGACTGCAGCGGATCATGAGAGAGCTAGACAACAAGCAGCAGAGGAAGGAACTCTGCACAGAAGTCGAGCATTATCTGATGAGGTGGCAAAGAGAAAGGCGAATATGGACAAGCAGCGAGAGGAACGGTTGAGAGATGAATTTAGAGAAAGTAGAGACTCGTTATTGTCTGTGGCATCAGAGTTCATTTCTCATAGCTCCAAGACTCATGCAAGTCGTCGTCCTATTTCAATGTTGAGAGATCCAAATGATTTTCTGTTATTGGGACCAACCTGCCATAGT ATTCTAGCTAATGTTGCTAACTCTCTTCTTAAATTGGCTCCTTTTGATCCTTCAACAATGGCCTGCAATGGATTGAAAAA GTATATGTTGGAATTTCTGCCCAGCACTGCTGAGATAACATGGTATGTAGACTTTACAGACAACGGTTATCAAGAGGCCATGTATAAGATCATCAGACGTCTCTTAAAGATATTTCAACATCTAAATTTTAAG ATGCCATTGGATTGGGATGCTCTTTCGGCTCTACTCAAAG GTCCTTATTTGTGCATGCAGAAACAACCTGCTCTTGGCCACTTGCCTCCAATGAGG gaGCTGATTGAGACTGTTGTACGTATTGTCACACGCATTCAAGGAAGTTTGTTTAGTGGCATATCAAATAATAGTGGAACAATGACAAAAACTGAAACAACGACCAGTCAACGTCACTCTGGTGTGCCAACACAGAAAGTTCCATTCTTTAGAGACGAGCCGCCACCATTCTTTTGTGAGTCAGTTGTTCGCCTTGTCACAATGCTTATGATGTCAATGAAGGACCAACACACTCAAGATCAGTTTACTTTGGAGAAAGTGTGTGGGAGTTCTAAAGGCTTTGGTGAATTAAGTAGAAATTCTGCAAGAATTTTGAGAAGTCTTTTGCTGCCTCTGTGTATTCGTCTGGGATGCGGAAGGAGTG ATTGGCCAAAAGCTACATCTCAAGATGTTCGCTATGCAGTCACCTGCCTTCTTCGCACTCTTCTGTCAGGAGACAATACAACTTCAGGAATTCAAGGGGTTACTCTGCGACCATTGTTAGTTGGTGCTCTTTCTACTACCTCAGAAGCAAAGGCTGACCAATTTCGAATTAAAGATGCCACAGCAGAACAGCCACTAGATGAGAAAGTAGCAAGAGTTGTATTTCACG GTCTGAAGATCATTGTTGCTTGCTTTGAGAAGCAGCTGTCATCTCATTGGCATCGAATAGCATCTGCAATAAAACAGTTTAGCAAGAAGCCCTATTCAG ACTGCCAGCCGTTCTGGAATTTTCTTGAATATCTCACTAAAGAGAAAGGTCCTCTGTTTATCCAGCTCAAAGCCTTTATTAGAAGCAAG GTGTCTCATCCTCCTTCTGGTTATTATGACGTTGCAAGGAACATTAACTTGCTTATGAATAAGGCTGGTGGAACAAGAACTTGCCATGGCAGTCTGTTGCAGCAGTTAGCTATGGAACTAGCAAAAATCAATGATCTGAATCCACCACAATGGGATGCTGACACTACAGACATTGTTTCTATTGCTGCTCTACAACCACCTCCTAAAAAAAGGAAAAAGATAACCGCTCCAGTCATG GCATCTCCTTATGTACAGAGAAGTGTGAGTACTGTTGATGCAATAGAGGAAACTGCAGATATTGACGTAGGTGTTGACAATGCGAAAGAAAGGCGTCCTCCTGGCATTCAACGATTTGTATCAGAACCAGGCCCTACTCGTAATCGTGCAGCAATTCGAGAAAGTCTGACTGGCAATGACTCAAATCTGAGAGTTCGTGTTGATGTCCACCAACCACTGCTGTCTCCAGTGCTTGAACACCAACCAAGTCACACACTTTTGTCAACATCTTTAGTTCAGGATGATGCTGACAAACCGCGGTACATTGGATCCTCTTTGTTAGACAGCAGTTTGAAAGGGAAAGAAGACAATGAGAAGGCAGCACCACAGTCACATGCTGTTGGTATAATCAATAATGGTGGCACAATGGATAGTCCTACAGCAAGTGCAAGCTCGTCAATCCTCACTAGTGGTCATGGGTCATCAGATGAAATTGATGTATGGCTGTGCACAGTTGAAGGCTTAGCTCTAAAACCACCAACTTTGAGACAAACAATATCAACAGAAAGATCTGCTGCTGACAGTCAGTCCCAAGCTGTGAAGCACAAGGCAGTTGCCCAAAAAGAAGAGTCACGGAAACGACTGGTCAAACAAGAAACGTTTGATTTTGATGACAGTCCTATCGGACATCAGGCTGACGAGGAGGTGTCGGAAGAAAAGAGTTCATTGTTGGAGTTAACTGATGTTCCTGAATATCAGGACATGGCTTCACTTGTAAGACATATGCTTTTTGAAAATCCAGACATGAGAGAATCTTATCTGTAA